The Streptomyces sp. NBC_00576 genome contains the following window.
GGACGGGCTCCGACGGGCCCCTGTACGCGCTGTGCGTCAAAGGGATCCAGTCGCTCGGGGAGATCGGCACCCCTGAGGCGAACCGGTTTTTGAGGGACGTCGCCACGAGCGAGCCGAGCGCATGGCCTGCCCCGCTGAGGTGGCATGCGGCGGAGGAACTGGGCATCGAGGACGAACTCGGGTTCGACGAGGACGAGATGCTCGGCGGGATGTAGGCGGCCCGTGACGCTTGGAGGACCGGGCGGCTGGGGGTACCCCAGTCCACCGCCGAGCCGTCCAACGCCGCACCGACGTCGTCCAGGTCTTCCCCAACCCGGCCGCCCTCGAACGGCTGGTCACCGCCGTGCTCAGCGAAATGCACGACGAATGGATCGCCTTCCCCCGCCGCTACCTCTCCGAAGACGGCATGACGGCCATCTACGCCGACAACCCGCGCGTCCGATAATGGCGTTAACGTAAGCAGGGAGATGGGTCCAAGAAATGTGGCGTGAGATTGTCGAAGAGTTCACCTCGGCGGAGCCGCGCGATCCCGCAGAACCAAGTGCCGTCGACCGCATCGAAGAGGCCCTCGGGCAGTCACTCCCTGAAGACCTCCGCAGCTTCCTGCTGGAGACGGACGGATTGGTCGGAGCGTACGGCACCGACGTCGTCTGGCCTGCCGAGCGCATCCTGAGCGACAATCTCTACTTTCGGAACGACACACAGTTCGAGCAGCTTTACATGCCCTTCGGCTCGCTCATCTTCTTCGGCGACAACGGCGGGGGAGACCAGTTCGCCTTCGTGCGGAAACCGGAACGCGACGACGTGTTTGTCTGGGATCACGAAACGGACGGCCGCAACTTTGTTTCTGCCGGCCTGGGGAGCTACTTGCGCAGCGCGCTGGGGAGCGGCGGCGGGGAAGACTGGTACCGATAATTGACGGGAGAGGCGGACATGGTGGCCGGGTGGGACTGGGACGGCGACGAAAGCCTGCTGCGTTTTGACGACCCCGCCGAGTGGGACGCGGCATACGAACGCGGCGAGGACTCACTGGGCTCCGCCGCAATCGGGCTTGCCTTCAACTGCTCTCTGGCCGAGGCCTCGCCACGCATCGTAAGAGCGATGCAGTTGCCGGACCGTCACCAGCGGGGGTTCGCGTTCACCGCGGCGGGCACCGCCGCCCGACTCAACGGCGAGTTGACACCAGAGCTGTACGCCGCGCTGCGGGCGGAGGGCCCCGGCCGCAAGAGCATCGCGGGGTTCGCCATCGACGACACCCTCGACTACGTGCCGTTCCGGCAACTGCCGCTGTGGCTCAAGTGGTGGAAGGTCGTGTCAAAGGTGCTGGACAAGCTGGAGACCTGGCGGCTGGAGTCCGTGTACGCGGCCGAGGACGCATGGAAGGGCCTGCGTAGACGTCGCTCCTGAGGGAGATGTGGGCATGCGGCCGGCTATAGGGGTGTTTGGCATCCGTCTGCGTCGACCCCTTGAAGATCCAGGATCGAGACAACATGAACAGCACCTTCAAGTACCGTCTCCGCAGCCCTCTCGGCGGTCTCGCCGCCGACCTGACGGCTGAGTGCACCCCTCCTGGCGCTGGTGACGAATTCTTCCTGCTGGTTGATCGAAACGTGCGCCTCTCGCTGCCCCAAGTTGTCAACTGGCGGGACGCGGCCTGGCTGTCCTTCGGTCTGGCGGTCCATGCGCCCGATCTGATCTCCCGGAATCCTCGCGGAATGTTCGTCCGAGTCCTTTCGTTTGAGTTCCCGCTCGCTCATTTCCGGTCGGAAGTGGCGGCCCTGGCCATGGACGGCTGGCTACGGCAAGAATTCGCCCTGCCCGATCGCGGGTTGCGGGCCGTCTTTGACGAGGAGAAGGGAAGCTATGGGTTCCGTTGGGGAGATTGTGCCGAGCCGTTCTCGGACGGTCTCCCGGAGTAGAACCTGAGAGGATATGAGGCTGAACGGAATGTCCGAGCAGGTCACCCCCATTTCGGAAGCAAGGCTTGCCCGCGCGGTGTTCGGTCCGCTCGGGGGTGTGGTGGAAGTCGGTGCGGTGAACTCCACGGGTACTTGGGAGCTTGCCGATGTCTCGGTGGGTGACTTTCTGGCGCGCAGACAAGGTGACGTGGAGCGACTGCTCACCGGCATCCGATCGGTCTGCGGATTCAGCGACGAGGCCATGGCGATAGTCGAGGAGCTGGGCCGGTTCCGTGACCACGAGGTGCCTGCGGCGTTCCTGCTCCTGTGGTCGGCGGGTGTCACAGGGGTTGTGCAGCCTCATGAAAAGCTTGAAGAACCGCCTGTGGTGCGACGTATGTGCCGGATGGCTGCGGACCTGCAGCTGACGCACTTCCTGCAGGCCTTGATCACGGCCGCCGTCGCGACCGGAACGGAACCCCGGCACGGAGCGTCGGAGGTCGCTGAACTCCTCGGAATCGCAGCGGACTTGGCGGACGCGACGGGCGGCAGCGCCCCGGTGGACATCTTCAGGATGTGGCGAGTCGCCCATCTGCCGGGCATCCTCCGCCCCGAGTCGAACGCGCCGGAGAGCGGGAAAACAGCCTTTCGGAAGTACGACCAGGCACTGGAGGAACTGTTCGCTGCCGCCTGATTCCTTCATTGGGGGCGCCCTTCGACTACGGCTTTCGGAGTGCTCCAGCAGGCTCCGACAACGGCTCCAACTTCCGTACCCAGCACCGACGTCCACCGTGCGGACCGGTCCGCTGATCGGCCTGTCAGGCCGCCGGCGGGCAGGGGCTACGCTGTGGCATGCGGAGTGGGGCCCGTCGTCGAAGGAGACTCGGTGCTGGGACTACTGGGCTTCTATGACGAACTTGACAACCGTCCTGGGCGGCCGAACGGATCGATCCGCGACGCCGTCCAGCCTGTCGGCGAGCCGGACGAGGCGGACTTGGTGGCCTACCTGGATGCCGGCCACGTCCTCATCGACGTCATGGAAGCGGGCCACGACGTCGTCACCGGGAATGCACACCGCCACTCCCTGGGCTGC
Protein-coding sequences here:
- a CDS encoding SMI1/KNR4 family protein, yielding MWREIVEEFTSAEPRDPAEPSAVDRIEEALGQSLPEDLRSFLLETDGLVGAYGTDVVWPAERILSDNLYFRNDTQFEQLYMPFGSLIFFGDNGGGDQFAFVRKPERDDVFVWDHETDGRNFVSAGLGSYLRSALGSGGGEDWYR